From a region of the Arachis ipaensis cultivar K30076 chromosome B09, Araip1.1, whole genome shotgun sequence genome:
- the LOC107619041 gene encoding phytosulfokine receptor 1 (The sequence of the model RefSeq protein was modified relative to this genomic sequence to represent the inferred CDS: added 47 bases not found in genome assembly) — MEKALQAVFAATGTFFVVTLLFAIVILACQRRKAKTSMLLTRHDNRATNPTRTRPVPNPDQSSISVVDASWSSDPNLKISLTELARATENFSPNLIVGDGSFGLVYKARLNDGTVVAVKKLSPDAFQGFREFQAEMETLSKLDHPNIVKILGYWSSGPERLLVYEFIERGNLDQWLHEPTTGPNDHISLSDLRLPLSWETRVNIIRGVAHGLCYLHGLDKPIIHRDIKASNVLLDSEFKAHIADFGLARRIDTSKYSHVSTQFAGTMGYMPPEYVAGANVANQKVDVYSFGILMLETGSGRRTNLPVKLGEEDIGLVQWARKIKEQNSEMNIVDVNISREGLREECVKEYVRIACMCTAELQKERPEMPEVVRLLDSMPL; from the exons ATGGAAAAGGCACTCCAAGCCGTCTTCGCCGCCACCG TGCCAGCGCCGCAAGGCCAAGACCTCCATGCTTCTAACCCGCCACGACAACCGCGCTACCAACCCAACCCGAACCCGACCCGTTCCAAACCCTGACCAATCCTCCATCTCCGTCGTAGATGCCAGCTGGTCCTCCGATCCCAACCTCAAGATCTCTCTTACCGAGCTCGCACGCGCCACTGAAAACTTCTCTCCAAATCTCATCGTCGGCGACGGCAGCTTTGGCCTCGTCTATAAGGCCCGCCTCAACGACGGCACCGTCGTCGCCGTCAAGAAGCTCTCCCCGGACGCTTTCCAAGGCTTCCGCGAGTTCCAGGCCGAGATGGAAACTCTAAGCAAGCTCGATCACCCAAACATCGTCAAGATCCTCGGCTACTGGTCCTCCGGGCCCGAACGCTTACTCGTCTACGAGTTCATCGAACGGGGAAACCTCGATCAGTGGCTCCACGAGCCCACCACTGGGCCCAACGACCACATCTCCCTCAGCGACCTCCGTTTACCTCTGTCATGGGAAACCAGGGTCAACATCATTAGAGGCGTGGCCCACGGGCTTTGCTATCTCCACGGGCTTGATAAGCCCATCATACACAGGGACATCAAAGCCAGTAACGTGTTATTGGACTCCGAGTTCAAGGCCCATATAGCTGATTTCGGGCTTGCTCGGAGGATTGACACGTCCAAATATTCACACGTGTCAACGCAGTTTGCTGGGACCATGGGCTACATGCCCCCGGAGTATGTTGCTGGGGCCAATGTGGCCAACCAGAAGGTGGATGTGTATAGCTTTGGGATTTTGATGCTTGAGACGGGCTCAGGGCGCAGGACTAATTTGCCAGTGAAGTTAGGGGAGGAAGATATTGGGCTGGTCCAGTGGGCCCGGAAGATAAAGGAGCAAAATAGTGAGATGAATATTGTTGATGTGAATATTTCAAGGGAAGGTTTAAGGGAAGAGTGTGTTAAAGAGTATGTGAGGATTGCTTGCATGTGCACTGCTGAGTTGCAGAAGGAAAGGCCTGAGATGCCTGAGGTTGTTCGCTTGTTGGATTCCATGCCGCTCTGA
- the LOC107618730 gene encoding histone-lysine N-methyltransferase ASHH1 encodes MDPNVEEELPQYIHINQNEFFIRRHKKQKEEDIAICDCKYNVDDPDSACGDSCLNVLTSTECTPGYCPCGDLCKNQRFQKCEYAKTKLFKTEGRGWGLLADENIKAGQFVIEYCGEVISWKEAKRRSQAYEIQGLTDAFIICLNASESIDATRKGSLGRFINHSCQPNCETRKWNVLGEIRVGIFAKYDIPFGAELAYDYNFEWFGGAKVRCLCGAARCSGFLGAKSRGFQEDTYLWEDDDDRYSVEKIPVYDSAEDELGTEVLKRMNSDSSGNDFNGRIGSSVDNTMKAEQLPDSGAFSIPLNLAQMKDLDVKKIKTEVVNEDMKLDSEDTEQAFSQKNAMISRIRSNSAARNYHLGPGSMSNKRSKAYRGRKLKNLVQKKVDAKFAAGLLASKEAQEEILKYEEVKNNATSGLDSLYDEIRPAIEEHERDSQDSVSTSVAEKWIQACCLKLKAEFDLYSSIVKNVACTAQRSKPPSEADNENEIRLLMG; translated from the exons ATG GATCCTAATGTAGAAGAAGAGTTGCCCCAATACATACATATAAATCAGAATGAATTTTTTATACGAAG GCATAAGAAGCAGAAGGAGGAGGATATTGCTATATGTGATTGCAAATATAATGTTGACGACCCTGATAGTGCATGTGGGGACAGCTGCCTCAATGTTTTAACCAGCACCGAATGCACTCCTGGTTATTGCCCATGTGGTGACCTCTGCAAAAATCAG AGATTTCAGAAGTGTGAATATGCAAAAACAAAGTTGTTTAAAACTGAAGGCCGTGGTTGGGGTCTTTTGGCTGATGAGAACATTAAG GCGGGACAATTTGTCATTGAATACTGTGGAGAAGTAATATCATGGAAAGAAGCCAAACGTAGATCCCAGGCTTATGAAATTCAAG GTCTAACAGATGCATTTATCATTTGCCTTAATGCCTCTGAATCTATtgatgcaacaagaaagggaAGTCTTGGCAGATTTATAAATCATTCCTG TCAACCAAACTGTGAGACAAGAAAATGGAATGTCTTGGGCGAAATAAGAGTTGGAATATTTGCGAAATATGATATTCCTTTTGGAGCTGAATTGGCATATGACTATAATTTTGAATGGTTTGGGGGCGCAAAGGTTCGCTGCCTCTGCGGTGCAGCTAGATGTTCTGGATTCCTTGGAGCAAAATCTCGTGGTTTCCAA GAAGATACTTATCTATGGGAAGATGATGATGACAG GTACTCTGTTGAGAAAATTCCTGTATATGACTCCGCGGAGGATGAATTGGGGACAGAAGTTCTTAAACGTATGAACTCAGACAGCTCTGGAAATGATTTTAATGGAAGAATAGGATCCTCCGTGGATAATACAATGAAAGCTGAGCAGCTACCAGACTCTGGTGCTTTCAGTATTCCCCTTAATTTGGCCCAGATGAAGGATTTAGACGTCAAGAAGATTAAAACTGAAGTAGTAAACGAGGATATGAAATTGGATTCTGAAGATACTGAACAGGCCTTCTCCCAAAAGAATGCAATGATCTCGCGTATCCGAAGTAATAGTGCTGCCAGAAACTATCACCTTGGACCTGGGTCCATGTCTAATAAACGATCCAAGGCATATCGTGGCAGAAAGTTAAAGAATCTTGTTCAGAAGAAAGTTGATGCCAAGTTTGCCGCCGGACTCTTGGCTTCAAAGGAAGCACAAGAGGAGATTCTAAAATATGAG GAAGTCAAGAATAACGCTACTTCTGGTCTCGATTCCTTATACGATGAAATAAGGCCAGCCATTGAAGAACATGAGAGGGATAGCCAAGACAGTGTATCTACCTCTGTAGCAGAGAAGTGGATTCAAGCTTGCTGCCTAAAATTGAAGGCAGAGTTTGATCTTTACTCCTCAATTGTCAAAAATGTGGCTTGCACTGCTCAAAGGTCTAAACCTCCCTCAGAAGCTGATAATGAAAACGAAATTAGGCTGTTGATGGGTTGA